The proteins below are encoded in one region of Tomitella fengzijianii:
- a CDS encoding GNAT family N-acetyltransferase: MTVDVRRVRRGDAPVLVELIEGLAEFERMRDQCTVTSDLLADALFTPDAAVFGHVVVEDGRIAGMALWYLTFSTWDGVHGIHLEDLYVRPGSRGRGHGRRLLAALASVCAERGYTRLEWEVLNWNAGAIRFYESIGAVGRGEWTQNRLTGEALAALAAEGDGR; the protein is encoded by the coding sequence ATGACCGTCGACGTCCGCCGCGTCCGCCGCGGCGACGCCCCCGTGCTCGTGGAGCTCATCGAGGGGCTCGCGGAGTTCGAGCGCATGCGCGACCAGTGCACGGTGACCTCCGACCTGCTGGCCGACGCGCTGTTCACCCCGGACGCGGCGGTGTTCGGCCATGTCGTCGTGGAAGACGGGCGGATCGCCGGGATGGCGCTGTGGTACCTCACATTCAGCACGTGGGACGGAGTGCACGGCATCCACCTGGAGGACCTCTACGTGCGGCCCGGATCCCGCGGACGGGGGCACGGCCGCCGGCTGCTCGCCGCCCTGGCCTCGGTGTGCGCGGAGCGCGGCTACACCCGCCTCGAGTGGGAGGTGCTGAATTGGAATGCGGGCGCCATCCGGTTCTACGAATCGATCGGCGCGGTCGGGCGGGGCGAATGGACGCAGAACAGGCTCACCGGGGAGGCCCTCGCCGCCCTGGCGGCGGAAGGAGACGGACGGTGA
- a CDS encoding acid phosphatase gives MTENFRVVLVRHGETAWSASGRHTGRTEVALTEEGIEQARRLPQLLAPLRLDDPLVIASPRARALDTARLAGLAVDAVDDRLAEWDYGDYEGVTTTEIRKAVPGWTVWTHPCPGGETAAQVAARADALLRSVAGPGAERDVVLVGHGHFSRALMARWIDADVTLGARVAMPTAAVAELGHEHEYRVVCSVAGPGRLPAPHEEPIR, from the coding sequence GTGACGGAGAATTTCCGCGTCGTGCTCGTCCGGCACGGCGAAACCGCATGGTCCGCGTCGGGCAGGCACACCGGCCGCACCGAGGTCGCTCTCACGGAGGAGGGCATCGAACAGGCCCGACGGCTGCCGCAGCTGCTGGCCCCCTTGCGGCTGGACGATCCTCTGGTGATCGCGAGCCCGCGTGCGCGCGCACTGGACACCGCGCGCCTGGCGGGCCTCGCGGTCGACGCCGTCGACGACAGACTGGCCGAGTGGGACTACGGCGACTACGAGGGCGTGACGACGACCGAGATCCGGAAGGCGGTCCCCGGCTGGACGGTGTGGACGCATCCGTGTCCCGGCGGCGAGACGGCCGCGCAGGTCGCTGCGCGGGCGGACGCGCTCCTGCGTTCCGTGGCCGGCCCGGGGGCGGAACGCGACGTGGTGCTCGTGGGCCACGGTCACTTCTCCCGGGCGCTGATGGCCCGCTGGATCGACGCGGATGTGACGCTGGGCGCGCGCGTGGCCATGCCCACCGCGGCGGTGGCCGAGCTGGGCCACGAGCACGAGTACCGGGTCGTCTGCTCCGTGGCAGGCCCGGGGCGACTGCCAGCACCGCACGAGGAGCCGATCCGATGA
- a CDS encoding WhiB family transcriptional regulator: protein MDWRHRAICRDEDPELFFPVGTSGPAIAQIQTAKAVCARCPVASECLTWALESGQDAGVWGGLSEDERRALKRRKARARTRSAV from the coding sequence ATGGACTGGCGCCATCGTGCCATCTGCCGCGACGAGGACCCGGAACTGTTCTTCCCGGTCGGCACGAGCGGTCCGGCGATTGCGCAGATCCAGACCGCCAAAGCGGTCTGCGCCCGCTGCCCCGTCGCATCCGAATGCCTCACCTGGGCGCTCGAGTCCGGACAGGACGCAGGCGTGTGGGGTGGCCTCAGCGAAGACGAGCGCCGTGCCCTGAAGCGGCGCAAGGCGCGCGCACGCACCCGCAGCGCAGTCTGA
- a CDS encoding nuclear transport factor 2 family protein, with amino-acid sequence MNGHGGEPTASDAAIPADSAALADSAALADSAALADSAALAEITAKQHIHDAVMRYCRGIDRLDMTAVRSAYHADGVDHHTGFDGPVEGFIEWVGPLLRTLDGTRHEISNHLAQVSGDRAVAESYGVARHWGAHRAMNFTTGLRYVDYFERRDGTWAIVERFAVREWNRYEGPPADDPSAARVIRIEHGAGDGPAGARDATDPVYRLLQRLE; translated from the coding sequence GTGAACGGACACGGCGGAGAACCGACGGCATCCGACGCCGCGATCCCGGCGGATTCGGCAGCCCTGGCGGATTCGGCAGCCCTGGCGGATTCGGCAGCCCTGGCGGATTCGGCAGCCCTGGCGGAGATCACGGCGAAACAGCACATCCACGACGCCGTGATGCGCTACTGCCGGGGCATCGACCGGCTCGACATGACGGCGGTGCGCTCCGCGTACCACGCGGACGGCGTCGATCATCACACCGGATTCGACGGCCCCGTCGAGGGGTTCATCGAGTGGGTCGGGCCGCTGCTGCGCACCCTCGACGGAACCCGCCACGAGATCTCCAACCATCTTGCGCAGGTCAGCGGCGACCGGGCGGTGGCGGAGAGCTACGGCGTCGCCCGCCACTGGGGCGCACATCGTGCGATGAACTTCACGACCGGGCTGCGCTACGTCGACTACTTCGAACGTCGCGACGGCACGTGGGCCATCGTCGAGCGGTTCGCCGTGCGCGAATGGAACCGGTATGAGGGCCCGCCCGCCGACGATCCGTCCGCAGCGCGGGTCATCCGCATCGAACACGGCGCCGGCGACGGCCCGGCGGGCGCCCGGGACGCGACCGACCCCGTCTACCGGCTCCTGCAGCGGCTGGAATGA
- a CDS encoding diacylglycerol/lipid kinase family protein → MRALLIVNPHATSTTPAGRDLLAHALASRLDLEVVHTTHRGHAAELSHRAALEGVSVVVVHGGDGTVNETVNGLLGPPHPDSVREIAQGRTPSVCVVPGGSANVFARSLGIRPDPVEATNQVLDLLASRQRRRIGLGHCDNRWFTFTAGMGVDALVVEAMEAARRAGHAATPSRYLRTTVRVFLRNARRPATLSVELPGRDPVDGVHYAFVSNTSPWTYLGAREVRTNPGTRFDSGLGVFGMRSMGTATSLRLSRQLLSATARPKNRNLVHTDDTPCVRIRSTEPAAFQIDGDHLGVRTDVTFHSVPGILDVVAPTEPD, encoded by the coding sequence GTGCGCGCCCTCCTGATCGTCAACCCACACGCCACGTCCACCACCCCGGCGGGCCGTGACCTGCTGGCGCACGCCCTGGCCAGCAGGCTCGATCTGGAGGTGGTGCACACGACGCATCGCGGCCACGCCGCCGAGCTGTCGCACCGTGCCGCACTCGAAGGCGTCTCCGTGGTGGTCGTGCATGGCGGCGACGGCACCGTCAACGAGACCGTCAACGGCCTGTTGGGCCCGCCCCACCCCGATTCCGTGCGTGAGATCGCGCAGGGCCGCACTCCGTCCGTCTGCGTGGTCCCGGGCGGCTCGGCGAACGTCTTCGCGCGGTCGCTGGGAATCCGCCCGGACCCCGTCGAGGCCACCAACCAGGTGCTCGACCTGCTGGCGTCGCGGCAGCGGCGGCGCATCGGGCTGGGCCACTGCGACAACCGCTGGTTCACCTTCACCGCCGGCATGGGCGTCGACGCCCTGGTGGTGGAGGCGATGGAGGCCGCGCGACGCGCCGGTCACGCCGCCACGCCGTCCCGTTATCTGCGGACGACGGTGCGCGTGTTCCTGCGCAATGCGCGCCGCCCGGCGACGCTGTCGGTCGAGCTGCCCGGCCGGGATCCCGTGGACGGCGTCCACTACGCATTCGTGTCCAACACCTCACCGTGGACGTATCTGGGTGCGCGGGAAGTCCGGACCAATCCGGGCACGCGCTTCGACAGCGGCCTGGGGGTGTTCGGCATGCGGAGTATGGGCACCGCGACGAGCCTGCGGCTGTCGCGACAGCTGCTGTCCGCGACCGCGCGCCCGAAGAACAGGAACCTGGTGCACACCGATGACACGCCGTGCGTGCGGATCCGGAGCACCGAACCCGCCGCGTTCCAGATCGACGGCGATCACCTGGGGGTGCGCACGGACGTCACTTTCCACTCGGTGCCGGGGATCCTCGACGTCGTCGCCCCCACCGAACCCGACTGA